The DNA window CTTTAAATCGGGCTGCTTGGCCGACGTTGCTTACAATGTTGTTTACAGCACCAATACCAACGCGCTAAAGCTATCAAATGCGGGCGACCGTACCCCACAGGCATACATTATTGCCTACAACAACACTATGGTGAACACGGGTTGGAGAAGGCCGACGGCTAAAGGTGGTTCAGTATGGCTCGAAGCTACTGTGCGTGCCGATCTTTACAATAACCTTTTCGCAAACACCCGTTTTGGTGTGAAACGCGATCCGAAGAAACCGGAAGACAACCGCAGTAAATACAGCAACAACTACTACTATGGTTATGATCAGGCTACAGTTGATCAGTTCCAGCCGGGCAAGAACGACGTGATTGCCGGTGTTAATGATGTAAAAGGCACAAAGGCTGGTGAAAACGATCCTAAATTTGTGAACTATCCGTTAACCACTGCGGTAAGTAACGCTGATTACGACACCAATTGGGATTTTCACTTGCAGGGGAGTTCACCGGCGTTGAACAAGGGCACGCTGAACTTTACCCGCCATCACAAAGCAGGTATTACCCTTACCAATGGTATAACCTATACATCGCCAGAACCTGCGCTGTATGTTGGGGCGTTTGGTACCAAATTCTAAAGAACCACAAACAAAACTGAATAACTGGAGGCCGGCAAGTAGTTGCCGGCTTTTCTTTTTAATGCTTCTTTCCGCCTGCGAACTTTTGCTCGCCTGCTTCTATTTTCAGTGGCAGCTTGTTTTCATCCGGCGGTTTTGGGCAGGAGTAACCGCTGCTGAATGCGCAATAGGGATTGTATGCTTTGTTAAAGTCGAGCACCAGCATGTTGTTCTTAATGTCCTGTGTACTCAGGTCAATATACCTGCCGCCGTCGTAGGTTTCGGCGCCGTTTGTGTCATCAGTAAAGGGCAGGAATAGGTAATTGGCGTACTGCGGTATTTTGGCAAGTGCCGTGCTTTTGTACAGGGTAAGTTGCAGGGGCTTTCCTTTAAGTGTAAACTTCAGGGTAGCGTATCGTACATACTCGCTTTGGGTGCCGCTGAATACCGGCATCATAAACAACGCTTCGTTATTTAGTACCTCCACCTGAGCGGTAACCCGGTAAGTGCTGTCGGCGTCGTAAAAACGTAAAAGCGCCAGGTCTTCCTTTTTCAACGGAGAACGTGCATCGCTCAAAAAGTCGGCCTTATACTTGTTCCGGAACTCTTCTATTTGTGTTTTATGGTCCTGTGCAAAGCCGTTGATGCAAAGCATC is part of the Mucilaginibacter terrenus genome and encodes:
- a CDS encoding DUF1684 domain-containing protein translates to MKNLLFIFFAMLCINGFAQDHKTQIEEFRNKYKADFLSDARSPLKKEDLALLRFYDADSTYRVTAQVEVLNNEALFMMPVFSGTQSEYVRYATLKFTLKGKPLQLTLYKSTALAKIPQYANYLFLPFTDDTNGAETYDGGRYIDLSTQDIKNNMLVLDFNKAYNPYCAFSSGYSCPKPPDENKLPLKIEAGEQKFAGGKKH